A window from Taeniopygia guttata chromosome 10, bTaeGut7.mat, whole genome shotgun sequence encodes these proteins:
- the KIF7 gene encoding kinesin-like protein KIF7 isoform X3, producing the protein MAAEAAVVRVAVRVRPLLPREALRGHRPCLRSDAATGEVALGRRRFRFAAVLPEAAGQAAVYRACVQPLLRAFFRGFNATVFAYGQTGSGKTYTIGEASVASINEDEQGIIPRAMAETFRLIDENDLIDYTVRVSYLEVYKEEFRDLLQVDTASKDIQIREDDKGNIVLCGVKESEVEGLDEVLSLLEMGNTAKHTGATHINRQSSRSHTIFTVTMEQRRGAGRLPLHHRAPAVPAPGQVLVSKFHFVDLAGSERIVKTGNTGERLKESIQINCGLLALGNVISALGDPRRKTTHIPYRDSKITRILKDSLGGNAQTVMIACVSPSSSDFDESLNTLNYANRAQNIQNKAVVNCRKETEHIEELHLQIKNLQKALEQRQRSETRIIHRSGSAKRGAPDATARLLAECAHYRTCTDAAHRLLTELQEDSNLTVEQILRVKEWLCAVESERSELTSAGLDSGIESTSTEEQGPEAQGSKLAKAQVSTEKKCESIKDEQVAKLQRQVERLEEENRDFLAALEDAMEQYKLQSDKLQEQQDKISELHVRLEMAMPNLCVPGLLENLHLVTASQRPHTAPLDAAPSHGFGGVPSGLLPEQNGRALCKKGDRHPNHTQRPTGDPEVLLRRELSQDSEKPSELSSGEEMEEWERKQSLSRCQNGIQNLSKKEMFKWSEEPSGGNAHSIQEEQLELSKEVCGKRESLLGSWERLPGKDSEWRLVQAQQKIRELAINIRMKEELITELIKTGKDAQALNKQYSQKINELEQEAEQVRAELSDSQKQLQELEGKEPWDPGEKRKLQEYRTRLAAARSKAQVLCRKKQATERLVSLAAQSEKRVQELERNIQLMRRQQGQLQRRLREESEQKRRLETEVNKGQHRVKELELKHEQHQKILRIKTEEIAAFQRKRRSGSNGSVISLEQQQKIEEQKKWLDMEMDKVLEQRQALDELEDELRKREAIVAKKEALLQEKNGLESKRLRSSQALTDDIVRVSSRLEHLEKELSEKNGQLRHGSAHDQQQIRQEINSLRQEKDQLLKQRLELDNKLRQGTLLSPEEERILFQLDEAIEALDAAIEYKNESITCRQRVLRASASLLSQCEMNLMAKLSYLSSSETRALLCKYFDKVVTLREDQHRQHIAFSELEMQLEEQQQLVYWLEAAVERQRLEMDRQLTLQQKEHEQNMQLLLQQSREHLDEGLASSKLQYEARIQVLEKELSRYMWANQELNQRLNNMNLHPGQTKAGMERSIHGAGDRAAPEPGASEEFSLREQPVPPAAAEESPRARDEGRDLVHAPLPSTWRRSSLPSDSPGDPRQRDTEHSLRAGQPHELLPPRSLAAPKPRRELRRASLNVSPVPHHPAMIDVRKNPL; encoded by the exons AtggcggcggaggcggcggtGGTGCGGGTGGCGGTGCGGGTGCGGCCGCTGCTGCCCCGGGAGGCGCTGCGGGGACACCGGCCCTGCCTGCGGAGCGATGCCGCCACCGGAGAGGTGGCGCTGGGCCGCCGCCGGTTCCGCTTCGCCGCCGTGCTGCCCGAGGCGGCGGGGCAGGCAGCCGTGTACCGGGCCTGCGTGCAGCCGCTGCTGCGCGCCTTCTTCCGCGGCTTCAACGCCACCGTCTTCGCCTACGGACAGACCGGCTCCGGCAAGACCTACACCATCGGGGAGGCCAGCGTCG CTTCCATCAATGAAGATGAGCAGGGCATCATCCCACGAGCCATGGCCGAGACCTTCAGGCTCATCGATGAGAATGACCTGATCGACTACACGGTCCGAGTGTCCTACCTGGAGGTGTACAAGGAGGAGTTTCGGGACTTGCTGCAGGTGGATACAGCCAGCAAAGACATCCAGATCCGGGAGGATGACAAGGGGAACATTG TGCTCTGTGGCGTGAAGGAGTCAGAAGTGGAAGGGCTGGACGAGGTGCTGAGCCTGCTGGAGATGGGGAACACAGCCAAGCACACGGGAGCCACCCACATCAACAGGCAGTCGAGCCGCTCGCACACCATCTTCACGGTGACCATGGAGCAGCGGCGCGGGGCTGGCCGGCTGCCCCTGCACCACCGTGCCCCCGCTGTGCCCGCCCCCGGACAGGTCCTGGTGTCCAAGTTTCATTTTGTGGACCTGGCGGGCTCAGAGAGAATTGTGAAGACGGGAAACACAGGGGAGAGGCTGAAGGAGAGTATCCAGATCAACTGTGGCCTCCTGGCCTTGGGCAACGTCATCAGTGCCTTGGGAGATCCTCGGAGAAAGACTACCCACATCCCGTACAGGGACTCCAAAATCACCAG GATCCTGAAAGACTCCTTGGGGGGGAATGCCCAGACCGTGATGATAGCCTGTGTCAGCCCCTCATCCTCTGACTTCGACGAAAGCCTCAACACGCTCAATTACGCCAACCGGGCTCAGAACATCCAGAACAAGGCGGTGGTGAACTGCCGCAAGGAGACGGAGCACATCGAGGAGCTCCACCTGCAGATAAAGAACCTGCAGAAGGCGCTGGAGCAGCGGCAGCGCTCCGAGACCCGCATCATCCACCGCTCGGGCAGCGCCAAGCGCGGCGCGCCGGACGCCACGGCCCGGCTGCTGGCCGAGTGCGCCCATTACCGCACCTGCACCGACGCCGCGCACCGGCTGCTGACGGAGCTCCAGGAGGACAGCAACCTGACCGTGGAGCAGATCCTGCGTGTCAAGGAGTGGCTGTGCGCCGTGGAGAGCGAGAGGAGCGAGCTGACCTCGGCCGGGCTGGATAGTGGCATTGAGAGCACCTCCACGGAAGAGCAGGGACCGGAGGCTCAAGGTTCAAAACTGGCAAAAGCCCAG GTGAGCACTGAGAAGAAGTGTGAGTCCATCAAAGATGAGCAGGTGGCCAAGCTACAGAGGCAAGTGGAACGCCTGGAGGAGGAGAACCGTGATttcctggctgccctggaagatGCTATGGAACAGTATAAGCTGCAG AGTGACaaactgcaggagcagcaggataAGATCTCAGAGCTGCACGTGCGCTTGGAGATGGCAATGCCAAATCTGTGTGTGCCAGGACTGCTGGAAAATCTTCACCTGGTCACTGCCAGCCAGAGACCTCACACAGCCCCACTGGATGCTGCCCCATCCCATGGCTTTGGTGGGGTTCCCTCTGGGCTGCTTCCTGAGCAGAATGGAAGAGCTCTTTGCAAGAAG GGTGACAGGCACCCGAACCACACACAGCGCCCGACTGGCGATCCTGAGGTGCTGCTGAGGAGggagctcagccaggactcagaAAAGCCATCAGAGCTGTCCTCAGGAGAAGAGATGGAGGAATGGGAACGGAAACagtccctgtcccggtgcca AAATGGGATCCAAAATTTAAGCAAGAAAGAGATGTTCAAGTGGAGCGAGGAGCCAAGTGGAGGCAATGCCCATTCAAttcaggaggagcagctggagctgtcaAAAG AGGTCTGTGGGAAGCGGGAGTCACTGCTTGGTTCCTGGGAGCGCCTGCCAGGGAAGGACTCAGAGTGGAGGCTGGTGCAAGCGCAGCAGAAGATTCGAGAGCTGGCAATCAACATCCGCATGAAGGAGGAGCTGATCACGGAGCTCATTAAGACAG GCAAGGATGCCCAGGCTCTGAACAAGCAGTACAGCCAGAAGATCAatgagctggagcaggaagcagagcaggTGCGGGCAGAGCTCAGCGACAGCCagaagcagctccaggagctggagggcAAAGAGCCGTGGGACCCTGGGGAGAAGCGCAAGCTGCAGGAGTACCGCACACGCTTGGCGGCCGCGCGGAGCAAGGCACAG GTTCTGTGCAGGAAGAAGCAGGCGACGGAGAGGCTGGTGTCGCTGGCGGCGCAGAGCGAGAAGCgcgtgcaggagctggagaggaacaTCCAGCTGATGCGGCggcagcaggggcagctgcagcgGCGGCTGCGCGAGGAGAGCGAGCAGAAACGGCGGCTGGAGACGGAGGTGAACAAGGGACAGCACCGAGTCAAG GAACTGGAACTGAAGCACGAGCAGCACCAGAAAATCCTGCGCATCAAAACAGAGGAAATTGCGGCTTTCCAGAGGAAGCGGCGGAGTGGCAGCAATGGTTCTGTGatcagcctggagcagcagcag AAAATTGAGGAACAGAAGAAGTGGCTGGACATGGAGATGGATAAAGTTCTCGAGCAGCGCCAGGCCCTGGATGAGCTGGAAGATGAGCTGAGGAAGCGGGAAGCTATTGTGGCCAAGAAGGaagccctgctgcaggagaagaATGGTCTGGAGAGCAAACGGCTGCGCTCCAGCCAG GCCCTGACAGATGACATAGTGCGCGTGTCCAGCCGCCTGGagcacctggagaaggagctgaGTGAGAAGAACGGGCAGCTGCGCCACGGCAGTGCCCACGACCAGCAGCAGATCCGCCAGGAGATCAACAGCCTGCGCCAGGAGAAGGACCAGCTGCTCAAACAGAGGCTGGAGCTCGACAATAAGCTGCGTCAGGGCAcgctgctgtccccagag gaAGAACGGATCTTGTTCCAGCTGGATGAGGCAATTGAGGCTCTGGATGCAGCCATTGAGTACAAGAATGAGTCCATCACGTGCAGGCAGCGAGTCCTGCGGGCCTCGGCCAGCCTGCTGTCGCAGTGTGAGATGAACCTCATGGCCAAGCTCAGCTACCTCTCCTCCTCTGAGACACGAGCTCTGCTCTGCAAGTACTTTGACAAG GTGGTAACACTGCGAGAGGATCAGCACAGGCAGCACATTGCCTTCTCAGAGCTGGAgatgcagctggaggagcagcagcagctggtgtaCTGGCTGGAGGCGGCCGTGGAGCGCCAGCGCCTGGAGATGGACCGCCAGCTGACcctgcagcagaaggagcaCGAGCAGAACATGCAGttactgctgcagcagagccgtg AGCATTTGGATGAGGGGCTGGCCAGCAGCAAGCTGCAGTATGAGGCGAGGATTCAAGTGCTGGAAAAGGAGCTGAGCCGTTACATGTGGGCAAACCAGGAGCTGAACCAGAGACTGAATAACATGAACCTCCATCCTGGACAGACCAAAG cagggatggagaggagcattcatggggctggggacagggctgcccCTGAGCCTGGTGCCAGTGAGGAATTCAGCCTCAGGGAGCAGCCCGTGCCTCCAGCTGCCGCCGAGGAGAGCCCTCGGGCCAGGGATGAGGGCAGGGACCTGGTGCACGCCCCTTTGCCCTCGACATGGAGGCGTTCCTCGCTGCCCAGCGACAGCCCCGGCGACCCTCGGCAGAGGGACACAGAGCACTCGCTGAGAGCGGGGCAGCCCCACGAGCTGCTCCCACCACGGAGCCTGGCTGCCCCCAAACCCCGCCGGGAGCTGCGCAGAGCCAGCCTGAACGTCAGcccagtgcctcatcacccaGCCATGATAGACGTGAGGAAAAACCCGCTCTAG